From the Papaver somniferum cultivar HN1 chromosome 2, ASM357369v1, whole genome shotgun sequence genome, the window ACATCAGTAGAAACATGAATCAAGTTAGAATAAAACGGGATTGAGAAGAGACGAATAATCCAGACCTAATAGAGGAGCTACAGAGAATCAAAAGGAAGAGAAAAAGATATCCGATTCAACATATTCAAAGAGGAGAAATAAAGGAAGAGAAGGGACAATACCAACACTCCAACAGAAAGGAAATCAGAGATAAAGAATCCAATcgagaaaaaaaccaaaaatctgATTCCTAATATTACTGAAACATCATAATAATTCATCTTTATTAAACTTGATCCCATCTACCTTCCCCTATCTCATGATCCTGATAAGCCCCCAAGCTTAGCCTAAAAAATTTACTCCACTATCagaaaggaaataaaaaaaattggagatatgagagagagagagagccgATTGGTCATATTCCAATGACCACAATTTCAAAAATCCGTAGCACCAAAAATTTACCAATCCAAAAAAATTAATCGGTGGTGCTATTCACCTCCGTATTCTCCACCTCCCTACTCTGCTCTCTCCAATCTAAACCCCACATCTGGAAAATGGTGAACCCATTTTTACCTGAATGTGATTCAAATTCTAGATGTGTGGTGTAGATTGGAGGGAGCAGAGTAGGAGGTGGAGAATAGGGAGGTGAATAGCATTTCCCAAAACAGTCGTGATAGACCTACCGAGATCCAGCACCGTGATGTGCACCGAGAGGGGATCAGACGACCTCAATATCACCCTCTCAGCACTGGGATAGAGGTGGAGCATGAATGGGCCCCACCCCCTCTCACACGGTACCTAGCTCGGTGCTGGTATCTCGGTGTATTAATCATTTTTGTTCCCAAAATTAATCTAGcatttgcatattttttttgaagataaagtagatTACTGCAGGGAAAGCTAATCTGCAGATTCAGTCTCATTTGGAACAGACTCattgagagtagttcttccgatgGGTGAATCTGTATGATATGCATCCACTGAAAAAGATACAGGAGTTAAACTGATATTACAGAGTTCTAAAGCTTTGACAGTGTCATAAGATGTTGTTGGAATTAAAAACAGCGGTGCTTCATAAAAACTTAAAGTAGTAATAGCTTCTTTTCTTCCTTTCTTAGCCAAAATATCTTCTGCCTTGTTTCCTTTTTTGTTAACCAGCTGAAAACTTCCAAAGGAAACCAATTGAGTTGCTTTCTTTTTAACTTCTTCTAAGATAACTTTACTTTGCCAACTGATTGTTGTGTCTTGTCCTAATAGATAGTTAATTGTTGCTTTGTTATCTCCCTCAATGACCAGATTTTGAAATTCTTCTGTAATGGCCCATTCTGTTTTGTGCAGTAAAGCTAGAGCTTCTGCTTCTTCAGCTGATGAAGTTCTGCACTTTGCCATTCCTGCTCCTTTGAATGTACCTGTCCAATTGCGTAAGATAAATCCAGTACCTGCATCAGTTTTAGAAGATAACCAGGAAGCATcacaattaattttcaaagatctAGTAATTGGGAATTTCCAAATATCTTTAGTATCGGTTGTTGTCTTGTCATGAGTACTTGTTATGTTTTGTGTCACTGGATGCCAGTATTCATAGTGTTTTGATATTACTAAAGCTGACTGATCAGgtgttctttttttattttcaaacaccCTAAGGCACCTTTCTTTCCAGATAAACCAGCACTTGGTTGCTGCTAGGGCCATTGAGATTGAATTTACTTCACCTGTCAGCCAAACATTATAGATATCTAAGAAGGAGATGTTATTAGAATTTTGGTCAGAAAAAACTCCCTGCAATGGAACTAGTTGTAGGTTCCATATAGCTTTTGCATAATCACAGTCAAAGAAAAGATGAAAAGTTGATTCTTCCTTCTGTTGGCAGAAAACACAATTTTCTTTAATACCCAACTTCAGTCTTGTAGGCAAAGCATCTTGAAGACATTTCCATATGAATAACTTAATTCTTTTGGATGTATCCATTGCCCATAGTCCCCTCCAGAAATTTTTATTTGTGCAGAAGTAACAGAAGATTGGTCTTGTAATTTTGCATATAAAGATTTCACCGTAAAGTCCCCATTCCTAGTAAGAGTCCACCTAATTTTGTCTCTTTTCAGATATCCATTATGTGAAATAAATAGTCTGATGTTTGTGATTTCATACACTAGGGGTTTTTCAAACATAGAGTTAAGAAGGTTTGTGTTCCACTTTTTTGTTTCAGAGTTAATTAACTCTGATACAAGTGTTATATTGGAGTTGGTTTTGAGAACATATTTTGGTAGAATATCTTCTCTTGAAGGTAACCACCTGTCTTCCCAAATGTTGATTGAGTTTCCATCCCCTACTTTCCAGATACTATACTTTTTTATGTGTTCAATTCCTTGAAAAATGTAGTTCCATATCCACGAAGAGTTTGATTTCTTTTTAGACATTAGTGCCCCATTTTTCTTGAAATATTTTCCTTTAAGGATTTGAGCCCACAGATCATCTAGTCTGATGAGTAACCTCCATATTATTCTACTTATCATggcttggttcatcttgtttgcTTCTTTGAATCCTAACCCTCCTTGTTCTATAGGTTTACATAAGAAATCAAAGGATTTGATGTAGACACCTTTTGAGTTTGTGTTTTGTCCCCACCAAAAATCTCGCTGGATGTCATTGATtctctttgttatttttttaggtagAACAAAGCAGCTCATTGAAAAGATTGGCATACTGGATAAGATGGATTTATTCAATACAATTTTACTAGGTTGAGACAAATTTTTTCCTAGCCAGCTTTTGATCCTTTGTTCCATTTTTTCTATGATGCCATCAAAAGTTTTTAGTTTTGATATATCTATGAATAAAGGAACCCCTAGGTGAGTGTCTCTaatgtttatttttttaagtttcaTCAACCTACAGATGATCCCTTGATGTTTATTATGGACTGTCTTACTAAAAAACAATCCAGACTTAGAGAAGTTTATTACCTGTCCAGATGCTGTGCTGAACAGGTTAATAGCATCAAGAAGATTTTTGCAGCTTACTAGATCATCTTTGGTAAACAGAAGCAGATCAACTGCGAGGAATAAGTGAGAAATATGTGTGGCTTTAGGGGTTAGTTTGATTCCCTGAACAATTTTTGAGGATTGTAGATGGCAAAGGAGGCGAGAAAAGACTTCCATGCATAGAATGAATAGGTAAGGAGACAAAGGGTCTCCCTCCCTAATTCCTCTAGATGGTTTGAAATCCTGACAGGGATTGCCATTAAGAAGCACAACAATAGAGGGTGAAGAGATACACTGGTGAATGAGTTCACACCAGTCTTCTGAGAAGCCGAAAGCTCTCATTGTGTTTATTAGGAATTTCCAGTTGaccctgtcgaaagctttcggCATGTCAATCTTAAGACCAATATTCCCTGTTTTTTTCTTGCTTTTCTTCATAGAGTGAACTATCGCATGTGCTACTATTATATTATCTGAAATTTGTCTTGAAGAAAGAAAGGCTGATTGTAAAGGAGATATTATTTTCTTTAAAGATTTCTTGAATCTATTTACCATCAATTTTGCTATAACTTTATAAGGTGTGTTgcatagaccaattggtctgaaatCTGCAGGTGATTttggatttggaaaataaaatgtgACACTGACATGGTCAAACCCTAATCCCGGTCAAACCCAAAGTTAGTTCCAGAAATTTTCTGGTCCATGTCATCACCTCAGGTGACTTTCTGAAATTTTAAGAAAACTGGGACTTAAACCCTATTTGAAAACTGAAACTACTACTATATCTGCAGCTCCAGTTGTATGAGTCATGGCGAAACAAAGTAGAGAAGCCATTATTAACatggtttcttcttcatcttctttacatCCTCCTCCTCCAGTTCCAAAGGAACTTCATGCCCTAAATCGATCAAAATTAATTGGATCTCTTCGCCAACATCTATCTTCCTCTAATCGACCTCTCGAAGGATTCGTATTGCTACAGGTATTTTGATTAATCCATTTTCCATTCTATTTTATGCATAAATTCATTAATTTGTGTTTCTTTAATTGTTTAATTAGGGAGGTGAAGAACAAAATCGTTACTGTACTGATCACACCGAGCTCTTCAGGTCTGTAATTTCCCCTAATTTTTATAAATTAGGATTTCTTTTGAGTTTAACTGAAACTtatatatgtttgttttttgtaTGGTTGATGTATAGACAAGAGAGTTACTTCGCCTACTTGTTTGGGGTCAAGGAGCCTGGTTTTTATGGAGCTATTGTAAGTTTGCTAATTCACCAGACATACAGTGCAATTTCGATATATTGCATTTTCTTTGGGTAGTTTAAGCATGTTCGGTTATCGAAATCTAATGTTCAATTATTGGGGTTTTGCACTTTAGGATATCTCGACTGGAAAGTCGATTCTGTTTGCTCCAAGATTACCTGCCGAATATGCTGTTTGGTTGGGGGAAATAAAATCACCATCCCACTTTAAGGTGACATTGGTTATACCGATTTTTGTTGGTTATGAAGTATCATGTTCAATGTGTTCTTGTGTTGAAGTCTTGTATTGTTTTTGCAGGAAATGTATATGGTTAACATGGTATGCTATACTGATGAGATTGTAGATGTCTTACACGCTCATCATGGAGGACCTGGAAAGCCTGTATTATTTCTCTTGCATGGGCAGAACACTGATAGTAATAACTTTTCTAAGCCTGCGGAGTTTAAGGTTTCTAAACCTTGCTCTATTTCATCACCTCACTGATTGAAAAGGTTGACATATCATTTCTTGAAACTTAAcaatttatatatgtatatgaCAGGAAATGGAAAAGTTTGAGACTGATTTAAGTGTGCTGCATCCAATTTTAACTGAATGCCGCACAATTAAATCGGATGCGGAGCTTTCTCTTATTCAGTATGCTAATGATATAAGCTCAGAAGCTCATGTGGAGGTAACGTCTTGTAAAAGTGTTTTGTAATTTGATAAAATGAATCTCCTAATTTGTTAACTGTCCCTATCTTTGGGTTGTTAAATATAGATTCAAACTTAACAAAAGGGAGAGACCAAGATATCAGGAATATCCTTCTTTGATAGTTAAAATGCAAATTCAGTTACACCAGATGTTTTATAGGGTCAAGACTCGAATTGCTTTACTTTCACTATGTTGGTTAACTTTTTATCTCGACTTTTCTGTGTGTTTGTGTGCGTGTTTTTGCATATTAAGCTTTCTTGGTAAACCGAGGTCGCTTCCAGTACACATGAATCTATATTGCTCAGTAATATGTATCAGATATTCTTCGAACCATGTTAGCTCAACTGCTTTAAAATTCAATTACATGCATGTAAAGCTTCCCTTGTAGCTATGATATCGACTTATAGTGTCTTATTATAAAGTAGCATTGTTATCCTTTGTGTTGGGTTTAATACTTTATGAATGAAAATTTCTTACCAAAATGATCCACTTGGAGCAGGTAATGAGAAGGACGAGAGCCGGCATGAAAGAGTACCAATTAGAGAGCATGTTTCTTCATCACACCTACATGTACGGGGGTTGTAGACATTGCTCGTATACATGCATATGTGCTACTGGTGGTAATAGGTAAGCTTTTCAATGGTTCCTTTACTTATTTTGTATACAAACTCTCATGACTTTTTGCGCATGGAAGAAGTAGAGTTCCATTCCAGTGTACAGTGCGAATATATTATTGTGGGTTTTTTGTAATTAGTATAGCTATGATGGGCAGATTACCTCTCTGGTCGGTTTTATAATTGAtattaaatgattttttttattcatcTGCAGTTCTGTTCTCCATTATGGGCATGCGGCTGCTCCAAATGACCGGGTATGTTCAAACACATGCTTTTAAATTCTTTAGTAGCACTGATGCTTTTTGTTGGAACGAGTGTTGTATTGACATGCTGTTGATGTAGACCATGGAGAATAGAGTATATTGAGAAGAAGAGAAACCATAATTGCAC encodes:
- the LOC113351348 gene encoding uncharacterized protein LOC113351348; this encodes MDTSKRIKLFIWKCLQDALPTRLKLGIKENCVFCQQKEESTFHLFFDCDYAKAIWNLQLVPLQGVFSDQNSNNISFLDIYNVWLTGEVNSISMALAATKCWFIWKERCLRVFENKKRTPDQSALVISKHYEYWHPVTQNITSTHDKTTTDTKDIWKFPITRSLKINCDASWLSSKTDAGTGFILRNWTGTFKGAGMAKCRTSSAEEAEALALLHKTEWAITEEFQNLVIEGDNKATINYLLGQDTTISWQSKVILEEVKKKATQLVSFGSFQLVNKKGNKAEDILAKKGRKEAITTLSFYEAPLFLIPTTSYDTVKALELCNISLTPVSFSVDAYHTDSPIGRTTLNESVPNETESAD
- the LOC113347979 gene encoding xaa-Pro dipeptidase-like isoform X3; protein product: MAKQSREAIINMVSSSSSLHPPPPVPKELHALNRSKLIGSLRQHLSSSNRPLEGFVLLQGGEEQNRYCTDHTELFRQESYFAYLFGVKEPGFYGAIDISTGKSILFAPRLPAEYAVWLGEIKSPSHFKEMYMVNMVCYTDEIVDVLHAHHGGPGKPVLFLLHGQNTDSNNFSKPAEFKEMEKFETDLSVLHPILTECRTIKSDAELSLIQYANDISSEAHVEVMRRTRAGMKEYQLESMFLHHTYMYGGCRHCSYTCICATGGNSSVLHYGHAAAPNDRTFEDGDMALLDMGAEYNFYGSDITCSFPVNGKFTSDQKLIYNAVLKAYDGVISEMKPGVNWVDMHKLAEKIILESLKDGGILIGDVHEMMTERIGAVFMPHGLGHLLGIDTHDPGGYPKEIERPKEPGLKSLRTARDLREGM
- the LOC113347979 gene encoding xaa-Pro dipeptidase-like isoform X1, with protein sequence MAKQSREAIINMVSSSSSLHPPPPVPKELHALNRSKLIGSLRQHLSSSNRPLEGFVLLQGGEEQNRYCTDHTELFRQESYFAYLFGVKEPGFYGAIDISTGKSILFAPRLPAEYAVWLGEIKSPSHFKEMYMVNMVCYTDEIVDVLHAHHGGPGKPVLFLLHGQNTDSNNFSKPAEFKEMEKFETDLSVLHPILTECRTIKSDAELSLIQYANDISSEAHVEVMRRTRAGMKEYQLESMFLHHTYMYGGCRHCSYTCICATGGNSSVLHYGHAAAPNDRTFEDGDMALLDMGAEYNFYGSDITCSFPVNGKFTSDQKLIYNAVLKAYDGVISEMKPGVNWVDMHKLAEKIILESLKDGGILIGDVHEMMTERIGAVFMPHGLGHLLGIDTHDPGGYPKEIERPKEPGLKSLRTARDLREGMNQDAISLMRYWLLPWKIQAHRSSSTTKRLQDLKASVESGSKVTCILHQMVRTISPIVHDRHGKLKLLWQVHLGRWKRMLPLPNKPEKASS
- the LOC113347979 gene encoding xaa-Pro dipeptidase-like isoform X2, whose protein sequence is MAKQSREAIINMVSSSSSLHPPPPVPKELHALNRSKLIGSLRQHLSSSNRPLEGFVLLQGGEEQNRYCTDHTELFRQESYFAYLFGVKEPGFYGAIDISTGKSILFAPRLPAEYAVWLGEIKSPSHFKEMYMVNMVCYTDEIVDVLHAHHGGPGKPVLFLLHGQNTDSNNFSKPAEFKEMEKFETDLSVLHPILTECRTIKSDAELSLIQYANDISSEAHVEVMRRTRAGMKEYQLESMFLHHTYMYGGCRHCSYTCICATGGNSSVLHYGHAAAPNDRTFEDGDMALLDMGAEYNFYGSDITCSFPVNGKFTSDQKLIYNAVLKAYDGVISEMKPGVNWVDMHKLAEKIILESLKDGGILIGDVHEMMTERIGAVFMPHGLGHLLGIDTHDPGGYPKEIERPKEPGLKSLRTARDLREGMVITVEPGCYFIDALLAPAMENSSTSKFFNHKEIARFKSFGGVRIESDLYITSNGADNLTNCPRQTWEIEAVMAGAPWPLEKNAATTK